The Oryza glaberrima chromosome 5, OglaRS2, whole genome shotgun sequence DNA segment ctGACGAAGTTGTACTCCGTGTAGAGCCGGAAGCACTCGCCCGGCCCGGTGCGCCCCGACCGGCCGGCGCGCTGCTCCGCCGACGCCCTCGACAACGGCGCCACCACCAGCGACTCCATCCCGGTGCGCGGGTTGTACGACTTCACCTTGCAGAACCCCGGGTCGACCACGTACTTGATCCCGTCGATGGTCAGCGACGTCTCGGCGATGTTGGTGGCGAGCACCACCTTGCgcgcgcccgccggcgccggctcgaAGATCTTGGCCTGCAGCTCGGCGGGGAGGTTGGCGTAGATGGGGCAGATCACCAGCTCCGCCACCTTGCCGCCGAGCACCCGCAGCCGATGCCTCAGGATCTCCTCCACCGTCTCGATCTCCTCCTGCCCCGTGAGGAACAGCaggatgtcgccgccgccggggggcTCCGTGACGTGCAGCTGCAGCACCgtcacgacggcggcgtcgatgtAGTCCGCCTCCGGCGCCACGGTGTAGTGGATGCCCACCTCGAACCGCCGCCCGGGGATCCGGAAGACGGGCGCCGCGTCGAAGAAGTCGCTGAACTTGTCGGCGTTGAGCGTCGCGCTGGAGATGAGCAGCTTCATGTCAGGGCGGAGGCGGGCGATGTCCTTGACGAGGCCGAAGAGGATGTCGGTGGCGAGCGTCCGCTCGTGggcctcgtcgacgacgacgacgctgtaGCTGCCCAGGTCGGGCTCGCCGAGGAACTCGCGGAGGAGCATCCCGTCGGTCATGTACTTGATCACCGTCTTCTCCGACGTGCAGTCCTCGAACCGGATGGAGTAGCCGACCTCGTGCCCGAGCTTGACGCCCATCTcctccgccaccctcgccgccacgctcatcgccgccacgcgccgcgGCTGCGTGCACgccaccttcttcctcccccccgCCGTGTACCCGACCTCGTGGAGGTACTGCGGTATCTGCGTCGTCTTGCCGGAGCCGGTCTCGCCGACGACGATCAGGACCTGGTGCTCGTCGATGGCCTTGAGCAGGTCGTCCTTGAGCTTGTACACCGGGAGAGTCTTCCTCTCGTCTTGCAACGTGGCCTTGGCATCCATGGCCTCGGCATGGtactcgtcggccgccgccgccgccgccgtgtcgtcgtcgtctgcaGGCGCGGTGCCCGCCATCACCGTCGACCTGACGAactcgacgccgtcgtcgaACAGGAGCTCGTACTCGTCGCCGCGCTGGCCGCGATCCATGGATCCGAACTGCAGCCTCGACTTCCGTATCTGCTGCTCCTCCCAGGCCTCCTGCTCGGACAAGGCGTTCGCCGTCTTGCCGTCCCTCGCCGCCTCAGCTGGCTCCTCgtaccgccgccgcgccaccgagAACCTCTTCTCCTGATCGACGTTCGCGGCGGCGTCGTAGGCGTCCGGCATTCTGTAgtagtcgtcgccggcgccgtcgtcgcgatCGTGCACGAGGCCGTAGACTTGCTTCTTGTGCCTCATGTCCCTCTCCTCGGCGGCCGTCAGCTGGACGCCGGGGAAGAGGAACTCGTGGTCGACGATCTCGTCGCGCATCTCCTCGACCTTCTTCTCCTTCCGCCTCTGCAGGTACGCGCGCCGGGAGAGCCTCCTGAGCCCCGAGGTGTCGTTCTTGTCCATGGCGTCCGACCGGCGCGCGAGCTCGCCCTGCTCCCGCTTGGTCGTCTTCCGATCCGTCAGCCTCCTCGTGCTCGCCGCGTCGCGCTCCCTGATGTTCCGCTCGAGCTGCGCCCTCTCGATCTGATCCCGCTCcatctcttcttcctcgccggcgtcgccgtcctcctcctcgtcgtccgggctacgccgccgtcgcgcgttCCGTCCGGCATCGTCATCGTTTTCGCCCACGGCCTTCCTCCTGAAACGCTTCCTGCCGCCGCTGGAGGGCGACGCGGAAACGCcgatctcgccgtcgtcgtcgaccagCTTGATGGTGCTCTGCTTCTTGGCCATCGCCGCAGCCTCCTGCATCTGCCTCTGGTACTCGCTGAccccggcgtcgtcgccgccgccgccgcaactgCGGGGCACCCTCCCGTACACGTCCTCGGCGAACGCGGCGGTGTCGGGGGAAGGCGGGAACCCGGCGAGGTCGACGAGCCGCGCCGCGAGGTCACCCGCGGAGGCGCACTCCCGCGCGAGGCGGACGACGAGCCGCGCCACGAGGCCCTGGGAG contains these protein-coding regions:
- the LOC127774611 gene encoding pre-mRNA-splicing factor ATP-dependent RNA helicase DEAH1-like, with translation MAASDDGQLRTWVSDRLMALLGYSQGLVARLVVRLARECASAGDLAARLVDLAGFPPSPDTAAFAEDVYGRVPRSCGGGGDDAGVSEYQRQMQEAAAMAKKQSTIKLVDDDGEIGVSASPSSGGRKRFRRKAVGENDDDAGRNARRRRSPDDEEEDGDAGEEEEMERDQIERAQLERNIRERDAASTRRLTDRKTTKREQGELARRSDAMDKNDTSGLRRLSRRAYLQRRKEKKVEEMRDEIVDHEFLFPGVQLTAAEERDMRHKKQVYGLVHDRDDGAGDDYYRMPDAYDAAANVDQEKRFSVARRRYEEPAEAARDGKTANALSEQEAWEEQQIRKSRLQFGSMDRGQRGDEYELLFDDGVEFVRSTVMAGTAPADDDDTAAAAAADEYHAEAMDAKATLQDERKTLPVYKLKDDLLKAIDEHQVLIVVGETGSGKTTQIPQYLHEVGYTAGGRKKVACTQPRRVAAMSVAARVAEEMGVKLGHEVGYSIRFEDCTSEKTVIKYMTDGMLLREFLGEPDLGSYSVVVVDEAHERTLATDILFGLVKDIARLRPDMKLLISSATLNADKFSDFFDAAPVFRIPGRRFEVGIHYTVAPEADYIDAAVVTVLQLHVTEPPGGGDILLFLTGQEEIETVEEILRHRLRVLGGKVAELVICPIYANLPAELQAKIFEPAPAGARKVVLATNIAETSLTIDGIKYVVDPGFCKVKSYNPRTGMESLVVAPLSRASAEQRAGRSGRTGPGECFRLYTEYNFVSDLDDDAVPEIQRSNLASVVLALKALGINDLVGFDFMDPPPAESLLRALEELFALGALNSRGELTKTGRRMAEFPLDPMLSKAIVASERYGCSEEVITIAAMLSTGNAVFYRPRDKRVHADAARRAFHAGNAGDHVALLNVYNAWAESGYSPQWCRESFVQHRTMRRARDVRDQLGALLERVEIAPCSSAGGGDLDAVRKAVTAGYFRHAARLQRDGSYRAVKSRQTVFVHPSSGVAQAPPRWALYHELVLTTKEYMRQVTELKPEWLVEIAPHYYERKDVDEPEPKKKTAAATPQEQTTAGSTPTKQTPNLNSFFDV